The Heliorestis convoluta genome includes the window AAGTCATTGTCACTTCGTCAGATTGTTCCTCTCTTTCAAAAGCAAGAACAGGCATGGCCGTTTTCAAAAGGTCCATAGGTGCTATCCAAACCCAGAGAGGGCTCGATACTCTTCCCATGCTTCCCCAGATTACAAGGATGACCATCAGAAGTAAAAAAGCCAGCCCTAGCAGACCCGAGCTTCTTCTGCCCCAATGGTTTGTCCTTTTAAAAAACAAAAGAACAGCCCCCCTTCCTACCATTACTATGGTTATGACCAGGGGGCTATCCCTATGACAATTTCATCATAGCGCTTCTATTACTTTTTTCCTTCTTTGAGAGCTCTCGTATTTAGAGGTGTAGGCAAAAAAGCATCGGCTACGCCAATCACGAGAGCCGCAATTAAGGCACCAAGAAAACTAACTTGAATCGATCCTGGCACAAGAAGTTGGCTTATCCAAATTACAGCCGCTGCTGCAATAAAGCCAACAAGACCTCGTTGTCCCCCGCTAATTCTTTCACCAAAAATAGCTTCTACAGCGTAACCTAGCAAGGCGATAACCAAAGCGGCCACAATTGCGCCTACAAAACCATTCACAAAAAAGCCAGGAATAATCCAACTAGCTACCAAAAGGACCACAGCAGAGATTAAAAAACGCAAAAACAGGCCCATCATACTATTTACGATTCCCTCCTTGTGGTTTCACTTCGACAACTAGTATGGTCATAGCCCTAAACAAACATACCTTTTCAATTTAATAAAACATTTTCGGTAAACTCTTCCTTGCGCAGTCCACAGTTTCATGATAAAATGGCTTTTGTGTAATGTGGCAAGGAGGTGAGGATTGTGCCAAATATTAAATCTGCTATCAAGCGAGTAAAAATCAGCCGTGAGCGGAACTTAAAAAATGCTTCTGTTCGTTCTGCTTTACGTACAACTATAAAGCGCTTTGAAGAAGCCATCGCCTCCGCCAACGTTGATAATGCTCGTGTAGCTCTTGCGAAGGCTGTTCGAGCTCTTGATAAAGCTGCTGCAAAAGGATTGGTTCATAAGAACCAGGCAGCCCGCAAGAAGTCTCGCCTGACTCAAAAGCTTAATAAAGCTGCTTCC containing:
- a CDS encoding phage holin family protein — its product is MMGLFLRFLISAVVLLVASWIIPGFFVNGFVGAIVAALVIALLGYAVEAIFGERISGGQRGLVGFIAAAAVIWISQLLVPGSIQVSFLGALIAALVIGVADAFLPTPLNTRALKEGKK
- the rpsT gene encoding 30S ribosomal protein S20, which translates into the protein MPNIKSAIKRVKISRERNLKNASVRSALRTTIKRFEEAIASANVDNARVALAKAVRALDKAAAKGLVHKNQAARKKSRLTQKLNKAASQ